In Clostridium sp., one DNA window encodes the following:
- the rplI gene encoding 50S ribosomal protein L9 gives MKVILIKDVKSLGKKGDVVNASDGYVRNFLFPRGYAIEANQKNLHVLNNQKEAERKQKLEETEDAQKLAHRLKGKEIKLQVKSGENGKLFGAITGKDIADKLNEEFGIEIDKKKIVMDNIKKVGIYNVEVKLYPEISAKINVVIEGK, from the coding sequence ATGAAAGTTATACTGATAAAAGATGTAAAATCTTTAGGTAAAAAAGGAGATGTAGTGAATGCCTCTGATGGATATGTGAGGAATTTCTTATTTCCAAGGGGATATGCAATAGAAGCGAATCAAAAAAATCTTCATGTTTTAAATAATCAAAAAGAAGCAGAGAGGAAACAGAAACTTGAAGAAACGGAAGATGCACAGAAATTAGCTCACAGATTAAAGGGAAAGGAAATAAAGCTTCAAGTAAAATCTGGAGAGAATGGTAAATTATTTGGAGCCATAACTGGTAAAGATATAGCCGATAAGTTAAATGAAGAGTTTGGGATAGAAATTGACAAGAAAAAAATAGTTATGGATAATATAAAAAAAGTTGGAATTTATAATGTTGAAGTAAAATTATACCCTGAAATATCTGCTAAGATAAATGTAGTGATTGAAGGTAAATAA
- the lonC gene encoding Lon family ATP-dependent protease, giving the protein MKLQSIDGLNKEIEGNDIPLESQVNMLYDIMSQVINERTIKSRIGLYKLQNYIKSNNIYKKLYAINKIASNGKGISEIPDASSIDIAVENTNKFLADLLTRRYVKNRIEQQVEKNLVERQEQYMDEVRLNIIKKQKGPENAKTLKRYAQLEVLDAKTLNKTIQELLRPESFNEIVGQKRAVQSILSKIASPYPQHIILYGPPGVGKTTAARIALHEAKKLKYTPFNRDAKFVEVDGTTLRWDPREITNPLLGSVHDPIYQGTKRDLAETGIPEPKLGLVTEAHGGILFIDEIGELDDMLQNKLLKVLEDKRVEFSSSYYDPDDENTPKYIKYLFEKGAPADFVLIGATTREPGEINPALRSRCTEVYFEPLTALDIQTIVKNAAHKLNISLEPGAAELISRYTIEGRKAINILSDAYGYVLYKHNLDNDFKVGMNIKISLEDLDKIISIGRLVPFDSINIDKKYEVGHIYGLGVSGYIGSTIEIEAVTFPAKEKGKGVVRFNDTAGSMAKDSVFNAASVIREITDKDIGDYDIHVNAIGGGRIDGPSAGAAITICIISALLNKPLRQDMAITGEISLRGKVKPVGGIFEKVYGARRKGIKLIVLPKDNLKEVPSDITDIKVKAVDNINELIKIVFK; this is encoded by the coding sequence GTGAAATTGCAATCTATTGATGGATTAAATAAAGAGATAGAGGGGAATGATATACCCTTGGAAAGTCAAGTCAATATGCTGTATGATATAATGAGCCAGGTAATTAACGAAAGAACTATAAAATCTAGGATCGGTTTATATAAACTTCAAAATTATATAAAAAGTAATAATATATACAAAAAACTATATGCAATAAATAAAATAGCAAGTAATGGAAAAGGAATTTCAGAAATACCTGATGCATCCAGTATAGATATTGCTGTTGAAAATACCAATAAATTTTTGGCAGATCTTCTTACAAGGAGATACGTAAAAAATAGAATCGAGCAACAAGTAGAAAAAAATCTTGTTGAAAGACAGGAACAGTATATGGACGAGGTTAGACTCAATATAATAAAAAAACAAAAGGGCCCTGAAAATGCAAAAACATTGAAAAGATATGCCCAGCTTGAAGTGCTTGATGCAAAAACATTGAATAAAACTATACAGGAGCTTTTAAGACCTGAATCTTTTAATGAGATTGTTGGACAAAAAAGAGCGGTTCAATCTATATTGTCAAAAATAGCTTCGCCGTATCCACAGCATATAATACTATATGGACCTCCAGGAGTAGGAAAGACAACTGCTGCAAGGATTGCACTTCATGAAGCTAAAAAGTTGAAATATACTCCATTTAATAGAGATGCTAAGTTTGTTGAAGTTGATGGTACTACTTTGAGATGGGACCCGAGAGAAATTACCAATCCTCTTTTAGGTTCTGTGCATGACCCTATATATCAGGGTACAAAAAGAGATCTGGCAGAAACCGGTATACCCGAGCCTAAGCTTGGCCTTGTAACTGAAGCCCATGGTGGTATTTTATTCATTGATGAGATAGGAGAACTTGATGACATGCTTCAAAATAAGCTTTTAAAAGTTCTTGAAGATAAAAGAGTTGAATTTTCTTCCTCTTATTATGATCCAGATGATGAAAATACACCTAAGTACATAAAGTACCTATTTGAAAAAGGAGCTCCGGCGGATTTTGTACTAATAGGAGCTACTACGAGGGAACCGGGAGAAATAAATCCGGCATTAAGGTCAAGATGTACGGAGGTCTATTTTGAGCCGCTTACTGCTTTAGATATACAGACTATTGTAAAAAATGCAGCACACAAACTTAATATAAGCCTGGAGCCTGGAGCAGCTGAACTTATAAGCAGATATACCATTGAAGGAAGAAAGGCCATTAATATATTGTCTGATGCGTATGGATATGTTTTATATAAGCACAACTTAGACAATGATTTTAAAGTGGGTATGAATATAAAGATCTCTTTGGAAGATTTGGATAAGATTATATCCATAGGAAGGCTTGTGCCGTTTGACAGTATAAATATAGACAAGAAGTATGAAGTAGGACATATTTATGGATTGGGTGTAAGCGGGTATATAGGATCAACTATAGAAATAGAAGCCGTTACTTTTCCAGCAAAGGAGAAGGGAAAGGGAGTAGTTAGATTTAATGATACGGCAGGGAGTATGGCAAAAGATTCTGTATTCAATGCGGCATCAGTAATAAGAGAAATAACAGATAAGGATATAGGTGATTACGATATACATGTCAATGCTATAGGGGGAGGAAGGATAGATGGGCCTTCTGCTGGGGCAGCAATAACGATTTGTATTATAAGTGCACTTTTAAACAAGCCTTTGAGGCAGGATATGGCTATTACAGGTGAAATATCTCTAAGAGGCAAGGTAAAACCTGTAGGAGGAATATTTGAAAAAGTTTATGGTGCCAGAAGAAAGGGAATAAAATTAATAGTCCTGCCAAAAGATAACTTGAAGGAAGTGCCATCGGATATTACAGATATAAAGGTCAAAGCGGTAGACAATATTAATGAACTCATTAAAATAGTTTTTAAATAG